The nucleotide sequence ACTCTTAATGGTTgcctttaattaaaaagttatttaatgcaGTAGCATATTTCTCCAAAAGTACGTTCAATGGTAGGGTTTCCTGCAATACGCGCGGTTGACGGATTTCCTTCTGTTTGAACAAGTAATACATAAAAGACAGGATATCTGAAAAAATGAGCCATATTACCTTTGAAGAATTTATCTGGAGACGGGTCAAATTTAGGGGTTCCTTTACGcttgatagatttttttatctcaCAAAATaccatgtatttttttcttaaatgatAATATTTGCGATCTGGGTGTTCAAAAATGTGGTAACAAGTTGGTACGTTTGGAATTTCTGTTACGTTCAATCCACATTGATAGCAATGGACAGATGGTGGTTGAGTAGTCGTTCGTTTTGTAGTAGCAGTGGTAGTACTAATAGTAGTGGTATTACTTGTAGTAGTAGTACTACTACTATTATGTTTCTCTCTAAGTATTCCGGGcgtcataaaaatactttttttattcacaACTTCTCTACTCGTTGGAATGGtgtgaataaaataatcaaaatcactCATTAACACAGTGTATGTCCTTAAAGTTGATTGTGGATTATCTCCAAACTCATCTGTTTCTATATTGTCTTCTTGTTCCAAGTGTGCGCTGTCACCGGTAGTCTCAAAATTAAGAGGAATCCAGTTCATGCCTACatcattattattcaatatcTGTTCATCATCTTCGTCCTCATCGCTATCATTCAGAtcaacagattttttttgtatggttaTGTTAAGCGGGGGAAATAGActtgcaaaagttttttttatttttttctgggtTGTCGTTGTTTTGGTACTAGATAAAGCTAGTACTACTTGTGGCCAAGCCTCCTCGTGATCATAAAAATTGTGCCAATAAGACTTTTTTGTAGGAACATATATGGGATGGCGTGATGAATGCTCTTCATGTTGTTGTCTTTTTTTCGTTGAAGGTTTCGTTTGGGAAGGCAATGCACTTTCTGGTTCTGATTTCGTCGTGCTGGTAGGTTTCCATAACGTTCTGTGCCCTGTGAACAAACTCGTATAcacaaattactatttttaactaactacataaataaatgaaataattgtagGTGCTGGTAAAAAaaacgctagtcatgtattgtcatcagaactcagagcgtgtgcaaaattttattCTAATCAAAGACCggaaagtgggtcaaattaagattccaagattttcttacatacatagttacaactGTTACAAGAGAAgttaatataagcgtgttaaaataaatcatacatcCAAGCGCGGGTGACGGGGGACAGGCCTTACCTTTGATCCTTGACGTGATCACGGTCCGTACAGCTCAGTACAACTCAGCCGAAACTTAGGGTAAAGAAGAAGGCATCGTACCTTTATACCAGTTTATCGTGGTTAAGTCATGATTGTGTATCAATATAATTAGAATGCCCAGGAAATCTATTGTCCCGTGTTCAGGTACATGGAAAACCACTTTTAAACAAAAGAGCCACTTCGTCTGTCGCAGTGGGACCCTGAGACCCCTGAGAGTGTCAATCTCACACCGATCGGtaacctttttatatttttgaagtccTTAAAGCAAGGAGACGTGGTGCCACTAGGGGAAGCTGCAGTCCTCAGCAGATAAATGAGCAAAATATCTGTGCATCATGAACATATGaaacttaaaacaatacataGTTACCTCTGTAAGGCTCGTATCTGTATACGTTCTTTGGCAGAATGTAGGATATAGTGGTGCCAGACACATGTTCCACAGGGTTCTTAACACGTGAAAGTAATGAGCCGTCAATATAAGACAatacactaaaaaaataaaataactcaaaataaaggtgagataaaatatttgtaaacattataaaaaatataatccgtTTAAAACTGACGTGGCATACACCACGTCACCTAAGTGTATATATTGATATATTGTAGTCTTTGCACGTCACTTTATAAGACCGATAAGGATCTATTATGAATGCGGCTGTCAGATAAACTAATGCAAAGGTTTTCAATGGAAATTGTCGTTTGATGTACTACATTTTGAGGGAATGAGGGAAGCCTATAGCATAATGGCGCATCCACACATCCCGCCGGCTTACAGACCGCCTTGCCGCTGAATGCAGGCCGCCCGCTTACTAAAACATGAAACCAAAAGCCGCGCGTGCCGCGGCTGAGATGCGGCAAATGCCGGCGGCACGGCCGCCGGCCATGCCGCCGTCCGTGCCGCCgggcatgtgtggatgcgccatTATAGCCTAGCCATATCATTTACGTATTCAAATATTGAGGCAAAAGCTTCTGGTTCAACAGATGAGCCCAAGTTTAATGGTCTTATCCAAACATTGAACAAAACAATACGCCCTAAAGAAGGCATTTTGGTTGATTGTTACACAAGCTTGCAGTTTCAGCCCTCATTAGGGTTGCTAGATGGCTGGGAAATCCGGGAATGTCCCGGAATTACGTGTCTTGCAGTCCCGGATTTCGAAAgcagacatcatcatcatcatcatcatcatcagcctatcgcagtccactgctggacataggcctctccaagtgcacgccactgagatcgattttcggctactcgcatccagctcctgccagacATACACTAGCTTTTTTCATTATGTTACTAGTACCAAGCCGCTTCCCTTCCTTTTTTAACCCGCCGAACCTCTAAAATCTCTTAAATTTACAAAATCAATACGATTGTTCGTTCTAAAGAAGTGAACCCAGATTTctcaaatgttttgaaaacagtCTTCAAAGACTGTTTTCGCAAGTGCAAAAAACGAAACTGGTGGTCGAGAATCATTAACATATCTGCATTAtcagtaaaaaagtttttttcatttttttatccgccctaaaatcagcaaattatggataccaactattattacgcgcttggagcagcgctcgcgtcagtaaactggtttcgcgttgccgccgtgcctactatgacgactgtgaccgtacaatcggttacaaaataaacatctttctcTATCAATAACTGTTCTTTTTTAtcctaaaaacaacaaaattaaaatatacgtatctataaaacttatttaattataagttgACAATTTTATTCATTCCTGTATAGGTATATCTAGGCCAATTTATTGCCTTCAATAACCATGTGGATACAGAAATAGAAAGGCGGATAGCCGATGCCTGTAAACGGTTCTGGTCTCTCAGAGAAGTgctaaaaagtaaacaatacaCTATTGCAATGAAAAGGAAAGTGTATAACGCATGCATATTACCAATCCTCACTTATGGATGTCAGACCTGGGCCGACACACAGAAACAAAGCCAAAAACTGACCACGTGCCAAAGAGTCATGGAGAGGCGTATGCTGGACTACACCATAAAAGACAGAAAGAGAGCTATAGATTTAAGCCAAATCACGAAACTAGAAGAGGTCGTAGTCAAAACCAAAAAACTTCAGTGGAGATGGGCAGGCCACATGATGAGAAACAGTAGGAATAAATGGACGAAAGACAATACGGAATGGAACCCTAGATTTCAAACAAAAAGGAAACGTGGAAGACAAAGAAAACGTTAGTCTGGTGACATAAAAAGGAATGCGGGTACACTATGGCATAGATTAACTCACACAAGAGTAAAATGGAAAGAGCTGGAGAAGGCCTCTGTGTCACAAGGCCACGCCGAAATCAAATCAGATAGGAGAAATTAAGAATAGTAACGGAATGATGAAATTATTACTTACAATGTTAATACAATTAGTTGCATGCTACAAACTTAATAATGAATTCTACACAATTATGTTGGCAATAGGCAAAAAggcttataaaaaaatgctactaGATCGAGAGCTAGCGGCTGCCAGACCTTCATTATGTTATAAAggcttattattaaatattgtgtGTGCAAGCAAGaattgtcgtggtggcctagtgggtaaagaaccaacctctcgagtatgaaggtgtgggttcgattccaggacaggcaagtaccaatgcaacttttctaagtttgtatgtactttctaggtaaatcttagacaccaatggctgatagaTGTCGCTCTCGTATCGGTCTGTTCAGTCACGAAAGGCGTTGTATCACAGACAAAACCACATAAATCGTCTGCAATAGACGAAAAGGCCGTTGAtgaatggctgataaaaaggtgaaggaaaacatctcgaggaaacctggactataaagtctgaaatcaccaacccgcattgagcaagcgtggtgattaacgcttaatccttctccgtgtgagaggaggcctgtgcccaacagtgggacgataaaaaggctgtaacagtgcAAGCAACCGTCACTCAAACTTCGTAGTAGTATTTCGTTCATACGCGCTGTAAGGTCGATGTACGATGcacacaaagtttcagcctttataaaataacgaaagTCTGGCAGTCACTGGCTCTTGGGCTATATGTTGTCACAAAACCATTCCTACtaagtatttcttatttatttgtttgtgaaatatagaatcaataattaattgttccttGCATCCCATATGGCCCCGTCTGCTTCCTTTCTGTTGTTCTTCTGCTATTATGTTGTGTTGTTCTAtgtatttgttaatttgtgtGTCATTGTcgatgtattttgtttattatgcgAAGGCACGTCATTGCGAAGGTTGCAGGTGGCAATAAATTCGGGTATACCTACTTTGTTGACCtaaaattatttctgttaaATTTTAAGCAATAATTTTGTGCAGTTAGTTGAATTTTTTATAACTGTGTTTTTTATCTAAACCGGCCAAGAGCGGGTCGCGCCGCGTTCGATGTAGGGTTCCGCAGTTTCCCGGGTATAGCTTATTCCTAAGATGGATTATgtacagattatataatagttactacgtaacagataaatcactccatacaaaaaagtccatacctattgttataagcacctacaagttccccaactacctacaaattcctagctgcgttataaaatgaaccttaaaagctcgagcgcttgattgttattccaatgcgatagcgcacagttcaagCCCGGTTTCCACTGCGAAAGGGTAATGTGCGGAAAATGGTTAGGCGGAACGGACTcctttttattaaacggttttatttagcttaccctgtttgttttatttattattcttgggtcaaatttagtaattcaaatttaagtaccttgctgttgtcagattgatctgaaatttggtacacacctttaattctgatgacaatacaatatactaatatcaataacattgtaaatccaagatggccgccggtacaaaatggcggattacatattttttccacaaccacctcaatatgggtatcaaatgaaagggctactcaagtagaatactgtcagcaaccccagcggggcccaacagggccaaggcctgcctgggctgggggattgttcgaaagagttaccgtggtcttgatatataaaaggcctacgacgaaacacaacggtttttagtcagtaagagtctggcactccctaaaccgctgctgacccatatatagaatgaggaatattcggtaggcattttcattaaatactaaaaactagaaaataaaacatcggtaaaaaaacttttaagttaaacggttttatcttatgtgcactgaaaactagaaaataaaaaaactgttacttacctataaacctacataggcggtcccggtcatattagactaaaataaaaacgtggggcccattacctaactattgctgtaatactttcttctagaggtataataggtgtggatttctacttactataatcgtaactggagattttgacaatcaataatcagccgtagcggcttcaccagcgaacgccgagctcacgatctaccaaagtataaagataaagatatgctttgccataggtaggatttcagagggcccccacgtttttattttagtctaatatgaccgggaccgcctatgtaggtttataggtaagtaacagtttttttattttctagttttcagtgcacataagataaaaccgtttaacttaaaagtttttttaccgatgtTTTATTAATGAAAGAGGTTTGCGTTTCCACCAACGAAGAGTTGGTCATTTGATTTCCACTGCAAAATGAAACTCAGATAGAGAAATGAGCGGACTGAGCTGAACGGAAAATGAGAAATGAAAAACGAATCGATAATTTCCACAGAGAACGAGTTCAGTTGAAGTTTTGAGCTGGTTGTGTGTGGTCGTATTTTTGCGATGTTATCGAGTGACACGGAATCGAGCGATGACAGTGATTATGTATACAGAAAAAAAGCACGCAAAGAAGATTTTGGCTGTGCCTGCTGTGTGTAAATTAAAAGGGGAATTTAGGCAGACAGCGAGCGAGTCCGTTCAGAACTAGTCGGTGCAGGCCTTGCGCAGCGGACtcttttcaatttctttttacTCGCTCAATCCGCCCCGCTCACCACTTTCTGTGTGGAAACGCTActatgtaaattgtaattgcGAGTTGAACTGAGCGAGCTCATTCCTACTCTTTCTACACGCTCGGCTCTTTCCGTCCGACTATTTGTTGGTGGAAATACAAGTA is from Helicoverpa armigera isolate CAAS_96S chromosome 1, ASM3070526v1, whole genome shotgun sequence and encodes:
- the LOC135118011 gene encoding uncharacterized protein LOC135118011 encodes the protein MFTNILSHLYFELFYFFSVLSYIDGSLLSRVKNPVEHVSGTTISYILPKNVYRYEPYRGHRTLWKPTSTTKSEPESALPSQTKPSTKKRQQHEEHSSRHPIYVPTKKSYWHNFYDHEEAWPQVVLALSSTKTTTTQKKIKKTFASLFPPLNITIQKKSVDLNDSDEDEDDEQILNNNDVGMNWIPLNFETTGDSAHLEQEDNIETDEFGDNPQSTLRTYTVLMSDFDYFIHTIPTSREVVNKKSIFMTPGILREKHNSSSTTTTSNTTTISTTTATTKRTTTQPPSVHCYQCGLNVTEIPNVPTCYHIFEHPDRKYYHLRKKYMVFCEIKKSIKRKGTPKFDPSPDKFFKGGCFKRYLDIGAEVYNERGCRTMNPLRGKSFASSRFSALEKSMHYMTEGCVSSPHASLTPFSRAITLYARYHVCVCVGDYCNQSGALCPNYIYSLFLASSLRIFM